From the genome of Candidatus Paceibacterota bacterium, one region includes:
- a CDS encoding DUF3048 domain-containing protein, with protein MNIKKILFYRFSRKQTQILGGFGIILVFISFAFFVYFKQGKDFSSIGKETKLVVEEVREKNISPFSGISCENNKKRAVGVILAQYPETMPLSGISEADIVIEWPVANAGGVTRLLAIFQCKSPKEVGSIRSVRPYMADIALGFDVVLASWGGSRSAFERIEKIGLDWLNAMVNPSGAFFRKYGRYAPHNGFSTIHKLRLAMRDKKMRRRNRFSGYEFWQRKVKNRKTKQSIKINYNYTVEYVYDYKTGNYLRSWRGQKAIDANTGKQAYAKNVVLMKTKIGVLSPGVADAKVIGSGSAKIYKSGKVVDGKWRKRSSSGKLSFYDKNGKDIKFIPGPIWIEITHKF; from the coding sequence ATGAATATAAAAAAAATACTTTTTTATCGTTTCTCAAGAAAACAAACACAGATTTTAGGTGGTTTTGGTATTATTTTAGTTTTTATATCTTTTGCCTTTTTTGTTTATTTTAAGCAAGGTAAAGATTTTTCTTCTATTGGAAAAGAAACTAAATTAGTAGTAGAAGAAGTGAGGGAAAAGAACATTAGTCCTTTCTCTGGGATATCCTGTGAAAATAATAAGAAAAGAGCAGTTGGTGTAATCCTTGCTCAATATCCAGAGACAATGCCTTTATCGGGAATTTCTGAAGCAGATATTGTGATAGAGTGGCCTGTAGCAAATGCCGGAGGAGTTACAAGACTTCTTGCTATTTTTCAATGTAAATCTCCAAAGGAGGTAGGATCCATAAGATCTGTTAGGCCTTATATGGCCGATATTGCACTTGGCTTTGATGTAGTGTTAGCGTCGTGGGGAGGATCTAGATCAGCTTTTGAAAGAATAGAAAAGATTGGCCTAGACTGGCTTAATGCAATGGTAAATCCTTCCGGAGCTTTTTTTAGAAAATATGGCAGATATGCTCCTCATAATGGTTTTTCAACAATTCATAAGCTGCGATTAGCAATGAGGGATAAAAAAATGAGGAGGAGAAATAGATTTAGCGGTTATGAGTTTTGGCAAAGAAAAGTTAAGAATCGTAAAACAAAGCAATCTATTAAAATCAATTATAATTACACAGTAGAATATGTTTATGACTATAAAACAGGCAATTATTTAAGGTCTTGGCGAGGACAAAAAGCAATTGATGCAAATACCGGAAAACAAGCTTATGCTAAAAATGTTGTTTTAATGAAAACAAAAATAGGAGTTCTTTCTCCAGGCGTGGCTGATGCAAAAGTTATTGGGAGCGGTAGTGCAAAAATATATAAATCTGGAAAAGTGGTAGACGGCAAATGGCGTAAAAGATCTTCATCGGGCAAACTTTCTTTTTATGACAAGAACGGAAAAGATATTAAATTTATTCCAGGTCCAATATGGATAGAAATTACACATAAATTCTAA
- the mutM gene encoding DNA-formamidopyrimidine glycosylase, which yields MPELPEVETTVRELKKKIIGKKIIDVWTDTPKIIKRPSFSLLKKNIKQRKIRNITRKGKNIIIELDKNRAVLIHQKMTGHLLFGEWKKEKESWIPFKNKHLEDPMNRFIHLFFFLENGGMVALSDLRKFAKVIFGTKEEINSLEELKKLGPDALAVNFRDFNKKIKSKKGKIKQVLMNQEIISGIGNIYSDEILFDAKINPFKNSVELEEDELRRIFNSTKKILKLGVKLKGESFSDYRIPSGKKGNFDSKRKVYRREGERCPKCNGKIKREKIGGRSAHFCPTCQKI from the coding sequence TTGATGTTTGGACTGATACGCCAAAGATAATTAAAAGACCGAGTTTCTCTCTTTTAAAAAAGAATATAAAACAGAGGAAAATAAGAAATATTACAAGAAAAGGAAAGAATATTATAATTGAGCTCGATAAAAATCGAGCTGTTTTAATTCATCAGAAAATGACAGGGCATCTTTTATTCGGAGAATGGAAAAAAGAAAAAGAATCGTGGATCCCATTTAAAAATAAGCACCTTGAAGATCCGATGAATAGGTTTATCCATTTATTTTTTTTTCTTGAAAATGGAGGCATGGTTGCTTTATCTGATTTACGAAAGTTTGCTAAAGTGATTTTTGGTACAAAAGAAGAAATTAATTCCCTTGAGGAACTTAAAAAATTAGGTCCCGATGCTTTAGCAGTTAATTTTAGAGATTTTAATAAAAAAATTAAAAGTAAGAAAGGTAAGATAAAACAGGTTTTAATGAATCAAGAAATTATTTCTGGGATTGGTAATATTTATTCAGATGAGATATTGTTTGACGCAAAAATTAATCCTTTTAAAAATAGTGTAGAATTGGAAGAGGATGAATTAAGGAGAATTTTTAATTCTACAAAAAAAATTTTAAAATTAGGCGTTAAATTAAAAGGCGAGAGTTTTTCAGATTACAGAATACCTAGTGGTAAAAAAGGAAATTTTGATAGCAAGAGAAAAGTTTATAGAAGGGAGGGCGAGAGATGCCCTAAATGTAATGGTAAAATAAAAAGAGAAAAAATAGGTGGTCGTTCGGCGCATTTTTGCCCCACTTGCCAAAAAATTTAA